The genomic window CAATAGAAGAAAGAGCATATAAACAATTGCATTCGCTTTTTTGAGAATATTCTCACCATAAACAATTTTTATTCGAAAAATAGTAAAATGTTGTGGTAGAAATATCTTATCATAAATGCTATATCATTATATTCGAATATGCTTGCGAAAGTCCTACCAATTATATTCCTCACCTATGGTGGAAAGTTAATAGTTATTCTTGGATATTTTAATTTTTTAAAAGAAAGTATCTTGCAAATCTTTATGATGTTGTATGCCTTTGTTGGAGTTGGATTTGGGACAAGAAGGTCTTTTAGTGAATGCATTGAGAGATTGGATTTAAAAAAACCAAACTTAGTTTATGTTTTAATTGGTGTTTTAATAATTTATTTTGTCGATTATTTTATTTGGAAGATCCCTTATTTCCTTTCTTATTTTTTACTCCAAACATCTCCTGAGTTGGGACGTGCTGCATTGAACTATACAATAACTGAAAATTCAAATGTTGTGCATGTCATTGAGAATATAAGGGTTAATATTCCATCTTTTTTTGGTGTAGTTATGCTGTGCGTTATAGTTGGTGTTGGGGAGGAGTTGATGTTTAGAGGGGCGCTACAACCAAGATTCGGCAACTTATGGACAAGTTTGTTATTTGCCTCTTTACATTACCAATATCTTTCATTTATAACACTTGTGGATGTATTTCTAATAAGTTACATATTGGGGATAATAAAGAACAAATCAAATACTTCAACAACGATTCTAATACATGCGATTTATGATTTAATATGCTTAATCTAACATCAAACTATAAATAATACAAAAAAATAAAAAATACATGAGTTTAGAGAATTGGTTGTTTTTGTGGAATTTATTATAGATAAGATTTAGTTTTTGTAATGTTTTACTAATGCAAACAAACAGATATGGTGTTAGTTATGGGAATGGGGTGTTTTCTTTTACTGATTGTGGTAATGGCAATCTCAAATGCCTATGCAACAGAAGTATATTCTGATTACGACTCTGCGTTTGATACTTCTACGAGTATAGTGTTGGAATACAATATAACTCCAAGTATAAGCTCTGATGATTTGGTCGAATGGGTTCATAATCAGGGTAGTGATCGTTCCTGGGTATATCATACCTATCAAGATGCCATTGGAGGAAGTTTTAGATATGAAGTAGGTTATTGGATATGGAAGGACAATACTTCAAAGTTTGTGATTAGTCTTTATGGAAATACCTCAGAGGGTGAGGTAAGTAGGGTTAATGTGGTATTTGATTTATTTAAAATGCAGTCGGGTAAAACCTACAATATAAAAATAAGTATCAATGGCTCTAAATTGGAGTTCTTTATTAATGGTGAAAAATACGCTGGGCCAGGGCATTTGCAAGTGTGGTATGCAAATGGTTCTTTTAATGGTTGGGTGCCTTTTAATAATGGAGACATATCATTAGGAAACTTTTCCCTAAGGCAGGGGATTCATGGTATAAAATGGGGTGTTACTGGATGGGATTCAGAGCATTTAGGCAGTCATCCATTTGAGGACTTTATTATTGCTAATGCAATGAAGTATTCAGTCAAACCCACACCTATAAAATCACCAATACCCTATGAAGTGGTTGTTTTGTCTTTTATAGCAATGACAATAGTAGTATTAATGGGGGATGATATATGGATAAGAAAATGTTAATAGGAATCGGACTTTTGGCAGTAATCTCGGTTGCTATTTTTTATTTTTTCAATGATTCCCAAAGCAATAAATCAAGTTATCCAAAGACTGATTATGATGATAGAACTTGGTTGGAGATTACTGTTCAAGGGGATAGTGAAGGCGTAAAGTTGAGTGATAAAAAACTTCATATTTTAGTTGGTATTACCTCCTATGATCCTTCAAAAATAGGGGTTGCCCTTATGCAGAAATTGAGATTAAAGGGTGTGGAATTGATTATAGGGGATATGCAGATAAAAATGGAAATATGATTGTTCCTGTGTAGTATTTAAATACTGGAAACTTAATTATCAAATGCAAGTATAAAAATTATGAAAATTCAATAACTGTTAAAGTTGAATAGAAAAGTTTTTTGTGAATTTCGAGTTTTCGAGCGTTATATGATCATTCGAAAGTTGTGCGAGCAATAGTACATTTTATTTTTTCTGGTTTTTAAGTTTTTCCCTTCCTGCCTTTTTGATTGCATCATACATCTCTTCAACAGCATTGGGATTCTTCTCCAATAAGTTTCCTGTAACAATTGCATCTGCTCCACTCAAAACCTTCTCGTAGGCAATTTCTGGCTTCCTAATCCCCCCACCAACGATGATATTTATTCCGCTCAATCTTTTTGAGATTGCAATCATCTCATTACTTACTGGATATTCTGCCCCACTTCCAGATTCTAAATATGCCCACCTCATACCGAAGTATTTAGCAGAGAGACAATACATTGCCGCTATCTCTGGCTTTCTTTGTGGAATTTCATTTATCCCCCCAACAAAACCAACTGCTGTTCTTTTTGCTGGCTCAACGCAGAGGTATGCCATTGGTATTGGTTCTAAACCAAATTTTTTTATTGTTAAACTCCCCAATGTTGGGGCATTTACAATCCAGTATGGATTTGTTGAGTTCATTAATGACATAAAAAATACTGCATCTGCGTATGGTGTGAGTCCATCAACATTTCCAGGGAATAAAATGGTTGGGAGTTTTGTTATTTCCTTTATTTTTTTGGTAGTTTCATCTAAATTAACAACTCCAATACTTCCACCGATCATTATTGCATCCGCATAATCCTTAACTTTCTCCGCAATTTCTTCGACATTTTTCTCATCTGGATCAATTAAAACCAAATAAACTGCTCCTTCTTCTTCAATGATTTTGTTTAATTTTTTTTCAACCTTCCCAACATTTATTTTCATAATCCCACTTCCATGTTCATAGTTGTAAGAAAATATTGCGATTATTATTTATATATGCAATTGTAAGTGAAAAGATGAGCGAATATTTTAATTACTCAACAGGCACAGTTATGGTCTTCTCATAATTTTTGTACCTTGCAGTGATTGTTAAAATCCCCCTTTCATTGAAATGAACAGGAATTGTTAAAAATCCCCCATCGTCAGTATGTCCTTTATAATCAATTCCACACCCTTTAATCTCAATTTCTGCATAAGGGCAACCCCTATTTTTGAAGGATCATAGGAGGTAATACCAACATGGATGTATAATTTTTTATCGGTTTTTTGATAGTGTATCCATCATCCCCATGGACAGTTATCTTTAACCAGGTTTTGTCGCTGTAATCAATTTTTGGATTCCTTACATCTTAGGTTTATATATAGATCATTTGCTTTTATTAACATTTGTATTAAATAATATTTTATTGAACATTACTCATTCACAGACGTTGTTTACGTCACACAATATTTTTAAATTTGTACCTAAATATACCAAATTGTTTAAAAACTTTTGGTGGGAGATTATGATTACCTTGGATTTGGAATTAAAAGATATTCCTGGAGAGTTGATAAAGGCACTAATGCCTATCTCAAAATTGGGTGCAAATATTATAAGCGTTATCCATTTAAGAGAGCAGAAAAGTAACGGTAGAGTGCCAGTTAAAGTTGTTGTTGATAATGTAGATAATGAAAAATTGAAGAAAATTGTAGATGAACTTGAGAAACATGATGTAATTGTTGCTAAGATAGGTAACGATGAGAGGAAAATTAACTTGGATGTTGTTGTTATTGGGCATGTTGTAGATACGGATGTTAGGAATACAATTGATAGGATTAATGAAATTGGTTTAGTTGTTGATTTGGACTTAGTTATGCCAGACCCATTTAAGGAATCATCTGCAAGGATGAGGATTGTTATTGATAAAGAAAAATTGGAAGAACTGTATAACCTACTCGACAAAATTTCAAAAGAAAAAGATCTTTTATTTATTAAATCTTGTTAGAGGGAGAAAATGAAGATTATATTGGTTGGATTTGGTGTTATAGGGAGAGGTGTTGCTAAGGTTGTTGATGAGAAGAGAAAATCATTAAAGGAAAAGTATGGATTTGAACCAAAGGTTGTTGCTATCAGCGATAGCAGTGGAGCGGCGATAGATGAGAATGGTCTTGATTTAAAAAAGGCAATTGAAGTTAAAGAAAATACTGGGAAGATTGTTAATTACAATGGAAAAGAGTTATCTT from Methanotorris formicicus Mc-S-70 includes these protein-coding regions:
- a CDS encoding CPBP family intramembrane glutamic endopeptidase — protein: MLAKVLPIIFLTYGGKLIVILGYFNFLKESILQIFMMLYAFVGVGFGTRRSFSECIERLDLKKPNLVYVLIGVLIIYFVDYFIWKIPYFLSYFLLQTSPELGRAALNYTITENSNVVHVIENIRVNIPSFFGVVMLCVIVGVGEELMFRGALQPRFGNLWTSLLFASLHYQYLSFITLVDVFLISYILGIIKNKSNTSTTILIHAIYDLICLI
- a CDS encoding geranylgeranylglyceryl/heptaprenylglyceryl phosphate synthase encodes the protein MKINVGKVEKKLNKIIEEEGAVYLVLIDPDEKNVEEIAEKVKDYADAIMIGGSIGVVNLDETTKKIKEITKLPTILFPGNVDGLTPYADAVFFMSLMNSTNPYWIVNAPTLGSLTIKKFGLEPIPMAYLCVEPAKRTAVGFVGGINEIPQRKPEIAAMYCLSAKYFGMRWAYLESGSGAEYPVSNEMIAISKRLSGINIIVGGGIRKPEIAYEKVLSGADAIVTGNLLEKNPNAVEEMYDAIKKAGREKLKNQKK